The DNA window TGTCCCTATGCCCACACTAATGAGCGAAGTTCTGATGCTGGGTCTTCTGACCACTGGTCAAGGCTGTAATGAGACCAAGTCTGCAGGCAGAGTGACGGGGATgccgggggagggagggtggggccctgtgggggtagggggtgagcAGTGATTGTAACATGATTGGGCCCTCCTTACAGGCGGAGGCTGGACTGGACAGGGGTGGGGCGAGGAGGAGCTGCATAGTCCAGGGGCTCCCCGCACTCTGCCTTTGCACTACACTGGAGACAAGTTGCTCACGCTCTAAAGCATGTTCTTGATACAGGAACAGGGACTTTGGGGGGAAGCGGTGATTTGGTATTAGGCAAGAGTACGTCAAGCCTTCATGAGAGCAGCCACCACAGCCTTGGCGTTGAGACTACGTAGGTCACAGTAGGTCTGGCCGGTGCCCACAAACACGATGGGTTTGCTTGTGATGTAGGTCATAGAAATAGCAGCTCCCACCTGACGTGGAAAAAGGGGTGCCCATTCAACTCAAGGACCTTCAGTTCACTCCCCAGTAACAGGGAGCTCTGTAGTGAACGCAGCCTCAGCTCCCTTGTGGAGGACGGccactccctgccctcccagtgaTGCTTGCATTTACCTTGTCATCAATGGTATCAAATTTGGTAAGGACAATGCCATCAATGAGCCGAGGTGTTTGAGACATGGAATGGTCAGCCAAGGCTCTGTTGAACTTGACCTGGAAAGAAGTGGGATGTAAGTAAAGAGCACCTAACTGGCCAAAGCTGAGGTGGGGAAGGACCATGCCGTAGCCCTCACCAGCTGATCCACGGCCTCGTTGCCAACTAAggcctcccccacaaacagcaccaAGTCAGGCGTGTTGACGGTAATGAGCTTGGCCAGGGCGGTCATCAGAGGGGCATTGTCTTGCATGCGACCGGCTGTGTCCACCAGCACCACATCAAAGCCTTGATTGCGTGCTAGAGAGAAAAACGGTGAACTCAAAACTCCTGGGCTGCCACAGATTCCCAGCTTTCTCAAAAAGTCCTGGCCTGACAATGTTAAAAGTCTAAGTTTCCTTTCTTGGGCTCTGGGTATGATTCCAAGGCAGCGGGAGAAGAAAACTCTATTCTATGCCTGGCTCTCCAGGCACAATCAGGAAAAGGATAGCAACTAAGGTGACCAAATAGAGGTTTCTTCTGGGGGGATATAGCAGCTCTGCTTGCAACCACACCCATCTCGCAAAGCAGAGCGCAGCAAGTCACTAATCCCGACTTGCTACCCAGCAGCCTGTGGGCAGTAGGGTAACCCTGATGCTCAGCACACTTTAAGGGAACCCAAGGAGGAAAGGGGCCCTGACCAGCTTCCCACACGTGGCGTGCACTGTACCAAACGCAATAGCTTCCATGGCGATGCCGGCAGCATCCTTGCCATAGCCCTTCTCAAACAAGTGCACCATGGTGCGACCACCGTGACTCTCGGGGGGGTGCAGGGCACTCAGACGTCGGGTGTGGGTGCGCAGCTGCTCCACAGCCCCGGCACGAAACGTGTCACAGGCAGCAATGAGGACACTGAAGCCATTCTCTAACAGCCAGAAAGAAATCTgcaagagaagcaaaggaaactgtCACCCAGAACTAGAGCTGCTAAGACATGAAGAAATGCCGGACAGGTGGGGAACTGCGCTGACCTTGGCAAGGTTCGTAGACTTCCCCACTCCATTAACGCCACAGAAGGTGACAACGTAAGGGCGCTGATGACGCTGGGCATCCATGATGTCCCGGAGCATGTCGACACGACGCTGTGGCTGCAGAATCTGCACCAGGGACTCTTGGAGGGCCTGCTTTACTGTGGAAGTCACCGCTGCAAGGGGGAGGAGGCGCAGCCATGAACCCCAAAGAGTGTACTCCACGAGCGCCCACCAGCTTTCTGCGCTAAGGAAACTCGAATCTGGGCACTCACATGAccaggccctggccccaggaATCCACCCCGCATCTGAGGCTGTCCTAGTAAATACTTTACAAGCATTAACTTAGTAGCAGTTTAGAGCTTCGGGGATTTGGCGAAAGTGTGGTTGATGCACCCGAACTCCTGGTGCACatcacgcccccccccccccccccccccccccccccgcgcatTCGCATTCTGCTTTGGGGTGATACTCACTGCTGAACGTCCCCATCACCTTCCCTTCCAGCTTGTTGGCCACAGACTCACAGAGCTGGACTGCAATGTCTGCTGCTACGTTCTTCGCTGAGGAGAGGACAGCGGGTGTGGTGTGAGCGCCACGTCAACAGTCAACAACCCGTGTGGTGCAGCTGAGAAACTAGTTTgttctgctccccacccacccccggcCGACAGGAGCCCACCCGTTCCTCAGAACTCACCGATGAGATGATCGCGCATCTTGTCCAGCACAGACTCCATGTCTTCCCGACTCAAGCTCTTGGAGCCCACGAGGCCCTTCAGCATCCCAAACATGCCTCCCAGAGTCCCCTTGGTAGCACTGCAGGCACGGGAGAGTGGGCGGAGTCAGGTCTCACCCACTCTGGAGCCACACGCGTCACCCCCACACCTGCGATTTCCTACCTAGGTTTGGAAGGGTTTTGAGCGGCCCCCTCATCATCTGAGCTGCTGCAGTCCAGGTCCTGAAGCTGCCTGCCAGGCCCAGTCCCTCGAATCTGCAGGGTgcgggggaaggaaggagacaggatCAGGCAAACTAATGGTtctgagggagggggaaaaaacccaggaTTTAATTGCTCTGTCCCCTCCAAGAAATCAGAGGTactgccctcctcctctctacTTCCTCCCCGGTTCTTTTTAACGGTGACCTTCACCCTGACCCCCGTTGACTCTTACCAAATTGATGTCCTCAGGCGGGACAACCTCTGGGGCTCCATTGGTGGTAGGAGCACTATAATCAAGGTCTTCCTTGTTAACACAGCCACCCAGGGCCCACACCCGAGGTGCTTTCTTGCCCTTCTCCTTTGGCGCATCTGACTTCGAGGACTTGCTGAAAGGGTTACAGCACAGAAGGTCACGGTGGAGAAGCAGGAGAGGAACATTCACCCGAGAAGTGCAGACAAGAACGCCCTTGCCCCCGACAGGGCCAGATCACGGCAAAGGTCAGAACGCTCACCCGGACTTCTCCATACCCTTCCCATGTTTCTGGATGAACTCCTCTCGCTTCCTCCGTATCAGCTCTTCTTTGGAAAGTTCTACCCCATTCTCAGCCCCCACTGACTTCTCTGCAGAGGCTGTCTTGCTGGTAGCCAAAGGAACATCAGAACCTGTTAGGAGAAAAAGGGCCAGATTCCAACAAAATAGACAATGGGGAAAATATCTTCCAAAATCCTTAAAGAGGACACTACGCAAACATCTCGGGGCCCACGAGGACTGGGGAGGGTAGCGAGGGTGGTGGGCGTTTGAGTGAGGGAGACAGGCAATGACAGAGCAGGACAGGGAAGCACTTCACCACTTAGCACCACATTATCCCTTCACGGCCTGTATGTCCGAGGAGCTCAAACTAACCTTCCTTCTTGGCccccttgttttttttattcttggcTTTCTCCTTGGGCTTTTCACCCCGTGTCTCAATCATGGATCTTAcaggtttctttgctttttcagaATCTTCGTATTTCTTCATGGTAGTTGGAACCCGGACCTTACTGCTCTCCTCTGCTTcactagagagaaagagaatagttAAAGTCCAGAGGAAGGACCCTCACACCAAGAGGGTAATTTTGAACTGGGCGGCAAATTTAGAAGCATCTTTCAATAAACAGTTTACTTTCGATAAATAGCCTTAGGAAGGGAGGCACCTCATCAAGCCATGGCAACTGATTTTGGAGAGGGGAGGCCTCACCGAAGGAGCTGCAGAAAGTCATTTTGGAAATCGAAAGTGCCGTTCAGTAGACTCAAGGCACTCTGCTGTTGGATCTCTGTGCGGTACTTGTCCCGAAACAGCCGGTGCACGTCATCTATCAACTTGTCCACGTACGTCAGTGTTAGGATCTTCTGAAAACCAACCTGTTTGGGGGGGAGAAACCGATCCAACGGATCTGCTTACATGCCATTCCAGAAGAGAGGGACGCCAACTCAAGCCAGGCCTCCAGATTGGCTAAGCCATCTGGCAGGTGTCCCTGACCTGAGGGGTAGCCAAGCTCTCTGACTGGGCCCCCGAGTTTCTTCTCTTTACCCACACCCTCCTTGCCTTCTCAATTACTTCGTCATATATCACTTTCTTCTGCTAATCAGGGTTTTCTTACTAATCAGGACTATGTTGAGGATACACTTGTCCCTCTAAAATACCCCCACTTACCACAAACACCAGCTCAAACTGGTTGTCCAGTTTATACTTGAGTGTGAGCGCTTCATGGGTGAAGGAGTTGTTGCCTCCCCTTTCCTGGAAAGACAGTATGTCTCAGAGTTCCGACTATTCCCCAGAAAACCCAGTCTTGGACCCCTCAACGATTACCTTTGGGAAAGAACCAGATATTCCCCCAGTCAAACCTGTTCCAGGACTGGTGGATGCTGGGAATTGCTCTCTAGCATTCCGCCAGGGAGAAAAGGAGATAACaagctgggggttggggcaagAGATGAGAGTGGCAACATATATGGGAGCCGGAAGGAAAGGCGTCATACAAACAGTCAGGTCTGCCAGCAGCTGTACAGTACTCACAATTTAAAAAGGCGTCTTCCCACCCATTATTTCACACATCCTTAGAAACACAACAGAAAACCAAGCTGCCAGGAGCGAACGACCTTAAAAGTCTAAAAAAGCGCCCACTCCGGCTAGAGTCCCAGAaagtggaggggggggggcgcAAAGTTGCTGGACGGTCTGAAGGGGGCGGGAGAAAGTTGCTGGATACCC is part of the Desmodus rotundus isolate HL8 chromosome 7, HLdesRot8A.1, whole genome shotgun sequence genome and encodes:
- the SRPRA gene encoding signal recognition particle receptor subunit alpha, whose product is MLDFFTIFSKGGLVLWCFQGVSDSCTGPVNALIRSVLLQERGGNNSFTHEALTLKYKLDNQFELVFVVGFQKILTLTYVDKLIDDVHRLFRDKYRTEIQQQSALSLLNGTFDFQNDFLQLLREAEESSKVRVPTTMKKYEDSEKAKKPVRSMIETRGEKPKEKAKNKKNKGAKKEGSDVPLATSKTASAEKSVGAENGVELSKEELIRRKREEFIQKHGKGMEKSGKSSKSDAPKEKGKKAPRVWALGGCVNKEDLDYSAPTTNGAPEVVPPEDINLIRGTGPGRQLQDLDCSSSDDEGAAQNPSKPSATKGTLGGMFGMLKGLVGSKSLSREDMESVLDKMRDHLIAKNVAADIAVQLCESVANKLEGKVMGTFSTVTSTVKQALQESLVQILQPQRRVDMLRDIMDAQRHQRPYVVTFCGVNGVGKSTNLAKISFWLLENGFSVLIAACDTFRAGAVEQLRTHTRRLSALHPPESHGGRTMVHLFEKGYGKDAAGIAMEAIAFARNQGFDVVLVDTAGRMQDNAPLMTALAKLITVNTPDLVLFVGEALVGNEAVDQLVKFNRALADHSMSQTPRLIDGIVLTKFDTIDDKVGAAISMTYITSKPIVFVGTGQTYCDLRSLNAKAVVAALMKA